In Paenibacillus phoenicis, one genomic interval encodes:
- a CDS encoding carbohydrate ABC transporter permease: MRKIKKGIVYLLFAIPVVTQLYPLLWLLLYSLKTNEEIMGGSFFALPKELQWHNYKDAYESGSYLKYLSNSVIVTGITMICVILLSSMVAYAISRFRWRYGNMVMTIFLMGMMIPMQATLLPLMVIFKNVDILNTHLSLILPYIAFSTPISVFILSGFMKSIPAEIEESAFIDGASIYRIFRSIILPVSVPPMMTVCILTFITIWNEYILAATFISSERLKTLPFGVYTFVSQYSVNYGAIGAFLVMGALPVILIYFFLSNQITKGMVAGAVKG, encoded by the coding sequence ATGCGAAAAATCAAAAAAGGAATCGTATACCTGCTGTTTGCGATTCCGGTGGTTACCCAGCTGTACCCGCTGTTGTGGCTGCTGCTGTATTCTTTGAAGACGAATGAGGAGATCATGGGCGGAAGCTTCTTCGCCTTGCCGAAAGAACTGCAGTGGCACAACTACAAAGACGCTTACGAGTCCGGGAGCTATTTGAAATATTTATCGAACAGCGTGATCGTTACCGGCATCACGATGATCTGCGTCATCCTGCTCAGCTCGATGGTGGCGTATGCCATTTCGCGGTTCCGCTGGCGGTATGGGAACATGGTCATGACCATCTTTTTGATGGGGATGATGATTCCGATGCAGGCTACGCTGCTGCCGTTGATGGTGATTTTTAAAAATGTCGATATTCTAAATACGCATCTGTCGCTGATTTTGCCGTATATCGCTTTTTCCACCCCGATCTCCGTCTTTATCCTCAGCGGGTTTATGAAGAGCATCCCGGCGGAAATCGAGGAATCGGCGTTTATCGACGGAGCAAGCATTTATCGGATTTTCCGCAGCATTATTTTGCCGGTGTCCGTCCCGCCAATGATGACGGTTTGTATTTTAACCTTTATCACGATTTGGAACGAATACATCTTGGCCGCCACGTTCATTTCGTCGGAGAGACTGAAGACGCTGCCGTTTGGGGTATATACATTCGTCAGCCAATATTCTGTAAACTACGGAGCCATCGGCGCTTTCCTTGTGATGGGGGCGCTACCGGTCATTTTGATCTATTTCTTCCTGTCGAACCAAATTACGAAAGGAATGGTAGCCGGAGCAGTAAAAGGGTAA
- a CDS encoding ABC transporter ATP-binding protein: MIKVSGVAKAFGRLEVLHGVDWQVGSGEFWGLIGPNGSGKTTLLNLISGVEKPDAGEIALSGRPLSSYSRKELSRKVAVLQQDGLPAVAFTVREVVEMGRFAHQDWRGKEIGGAKAGERLIDGIMERLDLKELEHRPLSALSGGQRQRVALGKVMAQQPELVLLDEPTTYLDLRYQMQFMELVAEWQRDAGLTVVSVMHDLNLAALFCSHLLVMSGGQIVAQGAPDGILSPELVETVFGVQAHQVVHPDSDVPQLLLRRASLG; the protein is encoded by the coding sequence TTGATCAAGGTGTCTGGGGTTGCCAAGGCGTTTGGCCGGCTGGAGGTGCTTCACGGTGTGGACTGGCAGGTTGGCTCCGGTGAGTTTTGGGGCTTGATTGGACCCAACGGCAGCGGCAAAACAACCTTGCTCAACTTGATCTCCGGCGTGGAGAAGCCGGATGCCGGCGAGATTGCGTTGAGCGGACGACCGCTTTCGTCGTATTCGCGCAAGGAGCTGTCGCGCAAGGTCGCCGTCCTTCAGCAGGACGGGCTTCCGGCTGTGGCTTTTACGGTGCGTGAAGTGGTGGAAATGGGGCGGTTCGCCCATCAGGATTGGCGCGGCAAGGAGATCGGCGGGGCGAAGGCAGGCGAACGCCTCATTGATGGAATTATGGAACGTCTCGACCTGAAGGAGCTGGAGCATCGTCCGCTGAGTGCGCTTAGCGGGGGGCAACGCCAGCGGGTAGCACTTGGGAAGGTGATGGCTCAGCAGCCCGAGCTGGTGCTGCTCGATGAACCAACAACCTATTTGGATTTGCGTTACCAGATGCAATTTATGGAGCTGGTGGCCGAATGGCAGCGCGATGCCGGACTTACCGTCGTTTCAGTGATGCATGATTTGAATTTGGCTGCCTTGTTTTGCAGCCATCTCTTAGTGATGAGCGGCGGGCAAATTGTGGCGCAAGGCGCGCCGGACGGCATTTTGTCACCGGAGCTGGTTGAAACCGTATTTGGAGTTCAGGCCCATCAAGTGGTTCATCCGGATTCGGACGTTCCGCAGCTATTGCTGCGCCGGGCAAGTTTAGGTTAA
- a CDS encoding extracellular solute-binding protein, which produces MVNQKLWKRTSAIALTAVLALSLSACGGGGAKNNAAANEPAGNGGKSGSGEKITITFQNIYPDPATPSYKTIHALVEEYEAAHPNIHIELDTLNTDQQKIKLKTQAASKEVPDITIVNPAAQMKPFVDAGLLAPLNDMLDQNGLKDTYQEGLLDYYSFDGNVYALPDGNNIEVVYYNKELFEQAGITKVPETFDEFLADVKIFKEKGITPLAIGEKDSWTGSFLFMNILLRTNGGPGFLQDVMDGKKTFEDPAFIEAVDKFQELVQAGAFPDGATSIDATAGGNIFKSGQAAMWVIGSWETGAIDASSVAGKVGAFPFPTVGGKGDPNEFMLAPGSAFAVSANSEHLQETKDFLNFFTLNFPKKQFENKNAVGLGQKVDGDLKAAGYSDLAIEVAELFNKVKGGDLAFDNTMNPATAQVHLSSIQNLFVQKVDSAQVAKEHQTAYEANKQ; this is translated from the coding sequence ATGGTCAATCAGAAGCTATGGAAGAGAACTTCCGCAATCGCTTTAACCGCCGTATTGGCGCTGAGCCTGTCGGCATGTGGAGGCGGCGGTGCGAAGAATAATGCGGCGGCGAATGAGCCTGCCGGAAACGGGGGGAAGAGCGGGAGTGGAGAGAAGATCACCATCACGTTCCAGAACATCTATCCGGACCCGGCTACTCCGTCCTATAAAACGATCCATGCACTGGTGGAAGAGTATGAAGCAGCACATCCCAATATCCACATCGAGCTCGACACGCTGAATACCGACCAGCAAAAGATCAAGCTCAAAACGCAAGCGGCATCCAAAGAGGTTCCGGACATCACGATCGTGAACCCGGCCGCGCAAATGAAACCGTTCGTGGACGCCGGCCTGCTGGCACCGCTGAACGACATGCTGGACCAAAACGGGCTGAAAGACACGTACCAAGAGGGTCTGCTTGATTATTACAGCTTCGACGGCAACGTTTATGCGCTGCCAGACGGGAACAACATCGAGGTCGTTTACTATAACAAGGAACTGTTCGAGCAAGCCGGCATCACGAAAGTACCGGAAACGTTCGACGAATTCCTGGCTGACGTGAAAATTTTCAAAGAAAAAGGCATCACGCCGCTGGCGATCGGGGAGAAAGATTCTTGGACCGGTTCGTTCCTGTTCATGAACATCCTGCTTCGCACCAACGGCGGCCCAGGCTTCCTGCAAGACGTTATGGATGGCAAGAAAACGTTCGAAGATCCGGCGTTCATCGAAGCCGTTGACAAGTTCCAAGAGCTGGTGCAAGCCGGTGCATTCCCGGACGGCGCGACCTCCATTGACGCTACGGCAGGCGGCAACATCTTCAAATCCGGCCAAGCCGCCATGTGGGTGATCGGTTCCTGGGAAACCGGGGCCATCGACGCTTCGTCCGTTGCAGGCAAAGTTGGTGCGTTCCCGTTCCCGACGGTGGGCGGCAAAGGGGATCCCAACGAGTTCATGCTGGCGCCGGGCAGCGCGTTTGCGGTATCGGCGAATAGCGAGCACTTGCAAGAAACGAAGGACTTCCTGAACTTCTTTACGCTGAACTTCCCGAAGAAGCAATTTGAGAACAAAAACGCTGTCGGCCTTGGCCAAAAAGTTGACGGCGACCTGAAAGCGGCCGGTTACTCCGACTTGGCCATCGAAGTCGCCGAATTGTTCAACAAAGTGAAGGGCGGCGACCTGGCGTTCGACAATACGATGAACCCGGCAACGGCGCAAGTCCACCTCAGCAGCATCCAGAACCTGTTCGTGCAGAAAGTGGATTCCGCTCAAGTGGCCAAAGAGCATCAAACCGCCTATGAAGCCAACAAGCAGTAA
- a CDS encoding sensor histidine kinase → MRNSFHSINHRLFLLFLFCMSGILLIVSVLYYSRTTEQYHEKISDLSQKNVAQTVGLFSLLYEGYDSLSKSITNNFEMIRLLNEKTDEPAVAYINEQSITNIIGAIFYSRDDLVGIHVITNRGKIYNYGNSMNVLDPSYPQEDWYRQLRDSSGKLVWLGVYSHSLIDLAEDSPVFAFGRQIFDLNEHKPIGVVLYEVNPGPVLDALDNLKLGEHSEVYLVNQQGQVVSSLTEPAPMLDDLPKLDAARNLVVEQEGSGITVASRLPFSDWSVVSVTPRQDLNVELLETKRYLLIVISILIIVSAVVASIVSRTIANPLKKLIREMRQVEIGNFRGMVNVSSYQEINILVASFNRMVSRIEELIERVKISSVSEKNAELHALQSQVNPHFLYNTLDMIYWMLDEKENDRLGELVLSLSSMFRYSSEWKDGAKVTLREELEQINHYLTIILIRLEGRLRVEKSIDERWLDIRLPKMTVQPIIENAVKYGLESLKRQGVLKLYTQEVGDVLKIVVEDNGNGMTAERLAWLKQSINCPIPKVSGTGSSGIGLQNLHRRLQHMFGERYGLEIESIPDQGTKVAVVLPLPMEGEVAT, encoded by the coding sequence TTGCGAAACAGCTTTCATTCCATAAACCATCGGTTGTTTTTGCTGTTTCTTTTTTGTATGTCGGGCATTTTGCTGATCGTCAGCGTGCTCTACTACAGCCGGACGACTGAGCAATATCACGAGAAAATTAGTGACCTATCGCAGAAAAACGTAGCTCAAACCGTCGGGCTGTTTAGCCTGCTTTATGAAGGGTACGACAGCTTGTCGAAGTCGATCACCAACAATTTTGAAATGATCCGCCTGCTGAACGAAAAAACCGACGAGCCGGCGGTTGCCTATATTAACGAACAATCGATTACGAACATTATCGGGGCGATCTTTTACTCGCGTGATGATTTGGTGGGCATTCACGTTATCACCAACCGGGGGAAGATCTACAATTACGGCAACTCGATGAATGTGCTGGATCCGTCCTATCCCCAGGAAGACTGGTACCGCCAGCTCCGCGATTCGTCCGGGAAATTGGTATGGTTAGGCGTCTATTCCCACTCGCTGATCGATTTAGCCGAGGACAGCCCGGTGTTTGCCTTTGGCCGGCAAATTTTTGATTTGAACGAGCACAAACCGATTGGCGTCGTGCTTTACGAGGTGAACCCGGGGCCGGTGCTGGATGCTTTGGATAATCTCAAGCTGGGCGAGCATAGCGAGGTCTATCTCGTCAATCAGCAAGGCCAAGTTGTCTCCTCGTTGACCGAACCGGCACCGATGCTGGACGACCTCCCGAAGCTGGATGCAGCCCGCAACTTGGTTGTAGAGCAGGAGGGTTCGGGGATCACGGTGGCGTCCCGTCTGCCTTTTTCCGACTGGTCGGTGGTCAGCGTGACTCCCCGGCAGGATTTGAATGTAGAGTTATTGGAAACGAAGCGGTATTTGCTGATCGTCATTTCGATCCTGATCATCGTCTCCGCCGTCGTCGCCAGCATTGTGTCGCGGACAATTGCCAATCCGCTGAAGAAGCTGATCCGCGAGATGCGACAGGTGGAAATAGGGAACTTCCGCGGGATGGTGAACGTCTCCTCCTACCAGGAGATTAATATTCTGGTCGCCTCGTTTAACCGGATGGTCAGCCGGATTGAGGAGCTGATTGAGCGGGTGAAGATCTCCTCGGTCAGTGAGAAGAACGCCGAGCTGCATGCGCTGCAGTCGCAGGTGAATCCGCATTTTTTGTATAACACGCTGGATATGATTTATTGGATGCTGGATGAGAAGGAGAACGACCGGTTAGGCGAGCTCGTCTTATCGCTGTCATCGATGTTCCGCTACAGCAGCGAGTGGAAGGACGGAGCGAAGGTTACGCTGCGCGAAGAGCTGGAGCAGATCAACCATTATTTGACGATTATCTTGATTCGGCTGGAGGGCCGGCTTCGGGTGGAGAAATCGATCGATGAACGGTGGCTGGACATTCGTCTGCCGAAAATGACCGTTCAGCCGATTATCGAAAACGCGGTGAAATATGGGCTGGAATCGCTCAAACGCCAAGGTGTGCTTAAGTTATATACCCAAGAGGTTGGAGATGTGCTGAAAATCGTGGTGGAGGATAACGGCAACGGGATGACGGCCGAGCGGCTAGCTTGGTTGAAGCAGTCGATCAACTGCCCGATCCCGAAGGTATCCGGCACGGGCAGCAGCGGCATTGGGCTGCAAAATCTGCACCGCCGCCTTCAACATATGTTCGGCGAACGTTATGGTCTGGAGATCGAAAGCATTCCTGATCAAGGAACCAAGGTGGCCGTCGTGCTGCCGCTTCCGATGGAGGGGGAGGTTGCCACATGA
- a CDS encoding ABC transporter substrate-binding protein — MKNWRRLGSLWLLALLLVLAACGNNNAVTPGTGNTADAAQPTQNAGTNAAADNSAAQETTYPYTVTDSTGKEFTFEAAPERIVSLAPSETETLFALGLDEQVAGVSDLDDYPEAVKDKPRMGGFQVNVEAIVAAQPDLILAASLIDEATVKNLTDMGYKVFQSNPKTINEVMEHIRTIGEITNHQAEAAEVVGKMKEEVQTVTDAVASLSEDQKKKVYIEFSPGWTVGKGEFMDEMITLAGGINVASDVKGWSEINEEQIIQANPDVILYAKSVVDENNKTLADIIKGRSGWDQITAVKENRIIALDDNLLSRTGPRVTQGLIEVAKAVHPDLIQP; from the coding sequence ATGAAAAACTGGAGAAGACTAGGAAGCCTGTGGCTGCTGGCGTTGCTGCTGGTGCTTGCGGCCTGCGGTAACAATAACGCCGTCACCCCGGGGACAGGGAACACAGCGGACGCTGCACAACCGACGCAAAACGCTGGAACGAACGCGGCGGCCGACAATTCGGCGGCACAAGAGACGACTTACCCTTATACCGTCACTGATTCTACCGGTAAAGAGTTTACGTTTGAAGCCGCGCCGGAACGTATCGTCTCGCTGGCGCCTTCGGAGACGGAAACGCTGTTTGCACTGGGACTGGACGAGCAGGTCGCTGGCGTATCCGACCTGGATGATTATCCTGAAGCGGTGAAGGACAAACCGCGGATGGGCGGGTTCCAGGTGAATGTCGAGGCAATCGTGGCGGCGCAGCCGGACCTAATTCTTGCGGCGAGCCTGATCGATGAAGCAACGGTCAAAAACTTGACGGATATGGGATATAAAGTGTTCCAGTCCAATCCGAAGACGATCAACGAAGTAATGGAGCATATTCGGACGATCGGCGAAATTACCAACCATCAGGCTGAAGCTGCTGAAGTGGTCGGCAAGATGAAGGAAGAGGTCCAAACGGTAACCGATGCGGTAGCTTCGCTAAGTGAAGACCAGAAGAAGAAGGTCTACATCGAGTTTTCTCCGGGATGGACGGTTGGCAAAGGCGAATTCATGGATGAGATGATCACGTTAGCTGGCGGCATCAACGTTGCTTCCGATGTCAAGGGATGGTCCGAGATCAATGAGGAACAAATTATCCAAGCGAACCCGGACGTCATTTTATACGCGAAAAGCGTTGTTGACGAAAATAACAAGACGTTAGCGGACATCATCAAAGGCCGTTCAGGCTGGGACCAAATTACGGCCGTGAAGGAGAACCGCATTATCGCTCTGGACGATAACCTGCTGAGCCGTACGGGCCCTCGCGTCACGCAAGGGCTGATTGAAGTGGCCAAGGCGGTTCACCCGGATTTGATCCAGCCATGA
- a CDS encoding response regulator, which produces MNILIADDERAIREGIKRTIKRIYPEYGVELAEGAEEAAKLMGEKRFDIVLTDILMPGMNGLEFMRIFKRRFPRVKWVVISAHSEFAYAQEAVRLGARDYLLKPIGKTRLQEIISTLATEVREESELTKEEELLKANLKYLREGVFQRLASGLDIGNLDLTPFMEDYRSFYLMMVQMDAGDKSVRLEHFIVENVLSELIERHGRGFVVSYDRQSLLGLITPREPERIERFQEEVKAHLKHYLKVPFQIVHSGLNNDFKSVPQVVMRMKQASDSPVALLDPPKGSGEKAIEVALQYIKEHYNEELSLEKVASVVFLNPAYFSQLFKQKVGLGYKEYVTSLRLEQAKQLLLNPKLKIAEIAEYLGYQDIRHFAQMFRKKYQVTPNEYRQQQNINILLASSGKRSK; this is translated from the coding sequence ATGAATATTTTGATTGCCGATGACGAACGGGCGATTCGCGAGGGCATTAAGCGAACGATTAAGCGGATTTATCCGGAGTACGGGGTGGAACTGGCCGAAGGGGCTGAGGAAGCGGCGAAGCTGATGGGTGAGAAGCGATTCGACATCGTGCTGACCGATATTTTGATGCCGGGAATGAACGGCCTGGAATTCATGCGTATTTTCAAACGCAGATTTCCCCGGGTGAAGTGGGTGGTCATCTCCGCGCACAGCGAATTCGCCTACGCCCAGGAGGCGGTGCGGCTGGGAGCTCGCGATTATCTGCTGAAGCCGATTGGGAAGACGCGCCTGCAGGAAATTATCAGTACCCTGGCCACGGAGGTCCGTGAAGAAAGCGAGCTGACGAAGGAAGAGGAGCTGTTAAAAGCTAATCTGAAATATTTGCGCGAGGGCGTATTTCAGCGATTGGCGTCGGGGCTGGATATCGGGAACCTGGATTTGACGCCGTTTATGGAGGACTATCGAAGCTTTTATTTGATGATGGTTCAGATGGATGCCGGGGACAAAAGCGTGCGGCTGGAGCATTTTATCGTTGAAAACGTGTTGTCCGAGCTGATCGAGCGCCATGGCCGGGGGTTTGTTGTCAGCTATGACCGCCAAAGCCTGCTGGGACTGATCACGCCGCGGGAGCCGGAGCGAATCGAACGGTTTCAGGAGGAAGTGAAGGCGCATTTGAAGCACTATTTGAAGGTGCCTTTTCAAATCGTGCATTCAGGCTTAAACAACGATTTCAAGTCGGTGCCGCAGGTGGTCATGCGCATGAAACAGGCTTCCGATTCGCCGGTTGCCTTGCTGGATCCGCCGAAGGGCAGCGGGGAGAAAGCGATCGAAGTTGCCCTCCAATATATCAAGGAGCACTACAATGAGGAGCTTTCTTTGGAAAAGGTCGCTTCCGTCGTCTTCCTGAACCCGGCGTATTTCAGCCAGCTGTTTAAGCAGAAGGTGGGACTCGGCTACAAGGAATACGTAACCTCGCTCCGTCTGGAGCAAGCGAAGCAGCTGCTGCTGAACCCGAAGCTGAAGATCGCGGAGATTGCGGAATACCTCGGGTATCAGGACATCCGCCATTTCGCGCAGATGTTCCGCAAGAAGTATCAAGTCACGCCGAATGAATACCGGCAGCAGCAGAATATTAACATCTTGCTGGCCAGCAGCGGCAAGAGGAGTAAGTAG
- a CDS encoding FecCD family ABC transporter permease encodes MKRGKFAGYGVIGLLLLVVTLLLCIGIGSVYVPAGEIAAILLHRLPGLDRLITPDWTMAAEQIVVQVRLPRVLLGMLVGASLAVAGAGFQGVLRNPLADPFTLGVSSGSAIGAAVLIFFGWQFSLFGIFTLPMVAFLAGAVTLWIVIWLARENGRLPIESLVLSGVVMQSFLGAVVSFLTAMSKKTINEIYYWTMGSLSLRGWSYTAILLPYLLLGALFLWSRAKHLNLLTLGERQASHSGMAVERTKLAVLLVATLMTAAAVSVSGVIGFVGLVVPHMIRLITGPDYRLIIPLSALGGGIFMMWSDLAARSLLAPTEVPLGIVTAFVGAPFFGYLLYRKKKQREEELR; translated from the coding sequence ATGAAGCGCGGCAAATTCGCCGGATACGGAGTCATCGGGCTCTTGCTCCTGGTTGTGACGCTGCTGCTCTGCATCGGCATCGGCTCCGTTTATGTGCCTGCTGGAGAAATCGCGGCGATCTTGCTGCACAGGCTCCCGGGGTTAGACCGCCTGATCACGCCGGATTGGACGATGGCAGCAGAGCAAATCGTCGTCCAGGTCCGGTTGCCTCGCGTGCTGCTCGGGATGCTGGTCGGCGCTTCGCTCGCCGTAGCGGGCGCCGGCTTCCAAGGGGTGCTGCGCAACCCGCTGGCGGATCCGTTTACACTGGGCGTATCGTCAGGTTCGGCAATCGGTGCGGCGGTGCTGATCTTTTTCGGATGGCAGTTTTCCCTGTTTGGGATCTTTACGCTTCCGATGGTTGCGTTCCTGGCGGGGGCGGTTACGTTATGGATCGTGATCTGGCTGGCTAGAGAGAACGGACGGCTGCCGATTGAAAGTCTGGTTTTGTCCGGCGTCGTGATGCAATCGTTCCTAGGGGCTGTTGTCTCCTTTTTAACGGCAATGTCGAAGAAAACCATTAATGAAATTTACTATTGGACGATGGGCAGTTTAAGCTTGCGCGGATGGTCGTATACGGCCATCCTTTTGCCGTATTTGCTGCTGGGAGCCTTATTCCTTTGGAGCCGGGCTAAACATTTGAACCTGCTGACTTTAGGTGAACGTCAAGCCTCCCATTCCGGGATGGCCGTAGAACGAACCAAACTAGCTGTGTTGCTCGTTGCTACACTGATGACGGCGGCTGCGGTATCCGTGTCAGGGGTAATCGGATTCGTAGGCCTGGTCGTTCCGCATATGATCCGTCTGATCACCGGCCCGGATTATCGGCTGATCATTCCTTTGTCGGCGCTGGGCGGCGGGATATTTATGATGTGGAGCGACTTGGCGGCTCGCTCGCTGCTGGCTCCAACGGAGGTCCCGCTGGGCATCGTCACCGCCTTTGTGGGGGCGCCTTTCTTTGGGTATCTGTTGTATCGGAAGAAGAAACAGAGGGAGGAGGAGCTGCGTTGA
- a CDS encoding carbohydrate ABC transporter permease, translating into MKVLKVPARTIAVFVLPCLLLYVCLVFVPILVSFGTSLLNWDGITTPKFTGLSNFRDMFWNDPVFWPSVRRTLLYAVASMLEIPLCLFFAILLSRYLKKGNTLASIYFTPVILSVVIIGQLWKTIYNPTSMGGMLNGVLIALGLDSWTHNWLTEPKIAMYSLYFVSLWQYFGYHLLIQYTGVQNIPDEIYEAAKIDGAEGFKADRYITMPLIVPIFKISIVLAFIGSLQAFDLVMVMTAGGPAHATDVISTHMYNSSFLSLKYGYGSAIATFLVLLCLTCTAIINSIFNKLERKYS; encoded by the coding sequence ATGAAAGTACTGAAGGTGCCCGCACGCACAATAGCCGTCTTCGTATTGCCTTGTCTGTTGTTGTATGTGTGCTTGGTGTTTGTTCCGATACTCGTATCGTTTGGGACCAGCCTGCTCAACTGGGACGGGATCACCACCCCGAAGTTCACGGGACTGTCCAATTTCCGAGATATGTTCTGGAACGATCCGGTCTTCTGGCCGTCGGTCCGGAGAACGCTGCTTTATGCGGTAGCCTCCATGCTGGAGATTCCGCTTTGCTTGTTTTTTGCGATTTTGCTTAGCCGTTATTTGAAAAAGGGGAACACGCTGGCGTCGATCTATTTTACGCCGGTCATTTTATCGGTTGTGATCATCGGACAACTCTGGAAAACGATCTATAACCCGACCTCGATGGGCGGCATGCTGAACGGCGTGCTTATCGCCCTGGGTCTGGACAGCTGGACGCATAACTGGCTGACCGAGCCGAAAATCGCGATGTACAGTCTGTATTTCGTGTCGCTGTGGCAGTATTTCGGCTATCATTTGTTGATTCAATATACCGGGGTGCAGAACATTCCGGACGAGATTTATGAAGCTGCAAAAATCGACGGGGCAGAAGGGTTCAAAGCAGACCGCTACATCACAATGCCGCTGATCGTCCCGATCTTTAAAATATCGATCGTCCTGGCGTTTATCGGCTCGTTGCAAGCGTTCGACCTCGTCATGGTGATGACCGCAGGCGGACCGGCGCATGCCACCGACGTCATCTCCACGCATATGTACAACAGCTCGTTCCTGTCCTTGAAATACGGGTACGGCAGCGCGATTGCCACGTTCCTGGTTCTGTTGTGCCTCACATGCACGGCGATCATCAACTCCATCTTCAACAAGCTTGAGCGCAAATACAGCTAG
- a CDS encoding methyl-accepting chemotaxis protein — translation MNRNERLGRIAAWLSVGFTAVLAVCALWAKTPWYIPCLVLFTLLSLGSSLFFGTGLRAALGGGALAGKRSPSGTGESQREETDWTAVFNESLVAADRLQAAVGEVSESLEQLQRLADTAAAEDLKLKQSSERSLEQVQESLAAMEEVAASASQIHDAAGHLLTRSENTRAEAMRMAGALETVDGTIRSLAQSQESIVGPMEDLEGNTRKLGALYRSLEEIAAEVALLALNASIEAARLGEQGKGFDVVAVRMRQLADQSTRAINSSAPLFQQISADVERVKSTLIEGRDSALEGISLMKRMGEDIRFIADEVAEVNGLVAEAGQRSREQAELTRNMEAMLSEVHEALNRSITHVEGALARMESEREHISKLQTVVVGLDRAQGELMVSLNSVHSGADPAAGGEDAVALGQAYARKLLEAAEQPGFRMLEPASHRAALEQLLAAEPGLEAAWSNRKDGSFIVSIPEAGLLNAKGRDWFRQAIAGETVVSEVYISAITKRRCMTLAVPIVREGEVIGVLGADLSLERG, via the coding sequence ATGAATCGGAACGAAAGGTTGGGAAGAATCGCTGCTTGGCTTAGTGTCGGCTTCACGGCGGTCCTGGCTGTTTGTGCGTTATGGGCAAAGACGCCATGGTATATCCCCTGCCTTGTGCTATTTACTTTGCTCAGCTTGGGGTCTTCGTTGTTCTTTGGAACCGGCCTGCGGGCAGCACTGGGAGGCGGGGCGCTGGCGGGCAAGCGTTCTCCTTCGGGGACAGGTGAATCCCAGCGGGAGGAAACCGATTGGACGGCAGTATTCAATGAGTCGCTAGTGGCGGCGGATCGACTGCAGGCGGCGGTTGGCGAAGTGAGCGAGAGCCTCGAGCAGCTGCAACGATTAGCCGATACTGCAGCGGCCGAGGATCTGAAGCTCAAGCAAAGCAGCGAACGTTCGCTGGAACAGGTGCAGGAGAGCCTGGCGGCAATGGAAGAGGTGGCGGCCTCGGCCTCCCAAATCCATGACGCAGCGGGGCATTTGCTTACCCGCAGCGAAAACACTCGAGCCGAGGCCATGCGTATGGCGGGAGCGCTCGAAACCGTAGACGGCACCATTCGTTCTTTGGCGCAATCCCAAGAGTCGATCGTGGGGCCGATGGAGGATCTGGAGGGGAACACCCGGAAGCTGGGCGCATTGTATCGGAGCTTGGAGGAGATCGCGGCAGAGGTCGCGTTGCTTGCGCTGAATGCGTCGATCGAGGCGGCTCGTTTGGGCGAGCAGGGGAAAGGTTTCGATGTCGTCGCCGTGCGCATGCGCCAGTTGGCGGATCAAAGCACCAGGGCGATCAACTCCTCCGCCCCGTTGTTCCAGCAAATCTCGGCGGATGTCGAGCGTGTGAAGTCCACGCTGATAGAGGGACGTGACTCGGCCCTGGAAGGAATTTCGCTGATGAAGCGAATGGGGGAGGACATCCGGTTCATTGCGGATGAAGTGGCAGAGGTGAACGGGCTGGTTGCCGAGGCGGGACAGCGAAGCCGGGAACAAGCCGAGCTGACGCGGAATATGGAGGCGATGCTAAGCGAGGTGCATGAGGCTCTCAATCGGAGCATCACCCATGTGGAGGGAGCGCTGGCTCGGATGGAATCGGAGCGAGAGCATATTTCCAAGCTGCAGACGGTGGTCGTGGGCTTGGATCGGGCCCAGGGCGAACTGATGGTATCATTGAACTCCGTCCATTCCGGGGCGGATCCGGCTGCCGGTGGCGAAGACGCGGTGGCCCTTGGTCAAGCCTATGCCCGGAAGCTGCTGGAGGCAGCCGAACAGCCAGGTTTCCGCATGCTGGAGCCGGCTAGTCACCGGGCTGCACTGGAGCAGCTGTTAGCCGCAGAGCCTGGTCTAGAAGCGGCCTGGTCGAACCGCAAGGACGGCTCTTTTATCGTATCCATTCCGGAAGCCGGCTTGCTTAACGCCAAAGGACGGGACTGGTTCCGCCAGGCGATTGCCGGAGAGACGGTCGTCTCCGAAGTGTATATCTCCGCGATCACCAAGCGGCGTTGCATGACGCTGGCCGTGCCGATTGTCCGGGAAGGTGAAGTCATTGGTGTCCTGGGAGCCGATTTGTCTTTAGAACGGGGCTAA